The following coding sequences are from one Paenibacillus sp. JDR-2 window:
- a CDS encoding TetR/AcrR family transcriptional regulator: MARPREFDQDAVLQKAMELFWEKGYERTSIQDLVERTGVHRGSLYDTFGDKNQLFLTCLDRFREGNRGHAYTILEEKGPAKEVLWRYFQRLIDVAMSDENGRRGCLIANTAMEMGKVDPVVSFRIEAYTLDMETNFKKFLMRAQQQGELKTKHTVQETARFLLNTRNGLYVLAKIATDRQVLEDAAKVAMSILV; the protein is encoded by the coding sequence ATGGCAAGACCAAGAGAATTCGACCAAGATGCTGTCCTGCAGAAGGCGATGGAATTATTCTGGGAAAAAGGGTACGAACGGACTTCGATTCAAGATTTAGTCGAGCGTACCGGCGTGCACAGAGGCAGCTTATACGATACCTTTGGCGATAAGAATCAACTATTTCTGACTTGCCTGGACCGATTCCGCGAAGGGAACCGGGGCCATGCCTACACCATCCTTGAAGAAAAGGGACCTGCGAAGGAAGTGTTATGGCGTTACTTTCAGCGGTTGATCGATGTGGCCATGAGCGACGAGAATGGCCGCCGCGGCTGTTTGATTGCCAACACCGCTATGGAGATGGGGAAGGTAGATCCGGTTGTTTCTTTCCGCATTGAGGCTTATACGCTCGATATGGAAACGAACTTCAAGAAATTTCTGATGCGCGCGCAGCAGCAAGGCGAGTTGAAAACAAAACATACTGTGCAGGAAACAGCCAGATTCCTGTTAAATACGCGAAACGGTCTTTATGTGCTTGCCAAAATCGCAACGGACCGTCAAGTGCTCGAAGATGCTGCGAAAGTAGCGATGTCAATCCTTGTCTGA
- a CDS encoding MFS transporter: protein MRTISSKASFWIVAWVLTVSLWSSTAPSIEFPVYAVQWHLSKSVTTGIFSVYPIVLILVLFLLGNLSNYIGRRNTLITGLIFLLIGAVVFAAAQNVIWLFAGRVFQGFGVGLTAGSGAAALVEYNPTSNKKLPGSINTITQAVGLFLATIVGAALIKYAPAPLHFSYWVLAVLVLASIILCLFLPKQPKTESAARPVFKLQFQGVKVPKGQWGVYLLAALAIGTGFANGALLLSLGAQIARDVIGTQDILVIGTVLSVSYLLASVSATIAGRLKPVVSIRIGMASIIVAAVLLFTAAEVHSFLLFMSSSVLGGLAYGFSASGGIGLAAINSQAHNRVQFLSAVLVAAYLFQGSSAYGGGVASSTLGFSTAIGVMSVIIAVLALSTFMLAIKKRKNAEAIAAEPATP, encoded by the coding sequence ATGCGTACAATTTCTTCAAAAGCATCCTTTTGGATTGTGGCTTGGGTACTCACAGTCAGCTTGTGGTCCAGCACGGCACCATCCATTGAATTTCCGGTTTATGCTGTGCAGTGGCATCTTTCCAAATCCGTAACAACGGGTATCTTCTCGGTATATCCAATCGTTCTTATCCTTGTTCTATTCCTACTGGGTAATCTATCCAACTACATTGGCCGCAGAAATACGTTAATTACGGGACTAATCTTTCTTCTTATCGGGGCAGTGGTATTCGCAGCAGCGCAAAATGTCATCTGGTTGTTTGCAGGCCGGGTATTCCAAGGCTTTGGTGTAGGATTAACGGCAGGTTCCGGGGCGGCTGCGCTTGTGGAATACAATCCAACCTCGAACAAAAAGCTGCCGGGCTCCATCAACACGATCACTCAAGCAGTGGGGCTTTTCCTTGCTACGATTGTTGGTGCAGCATTGATCAAATACGCACCGGCACCGCTTCATTTCAGCTATTGGGTATTGGCCGTCCTTGTATTGGCTAGCATCATTCTTTGCCTCTTTCTCCCGAAGCAACCCAAAACGGAATCTGCGGCAAGACCCGTCTTCAAGCTTCAGTTTCAGGGGGTAAAAGTTCCAAAAGGACAATGGGGAGTCTACTTGTTAGCTGCCCTGGCGATTGGCACCGGCTTTGCAAACGGGGCGTTATTGCTGTCGCTGGGCGCTCAGATTGCCCGTGACGTTATTGGCACGCAAGATATTCTTGTCATTGGTACCGTATTATCCGTCTCCTACCTGCTGGCTTCAGTCAGTGCAACGATTGCCGGCCGGTTAAAACCGGTTGTCTCGATTCGTATCGGCATGGCTTCAATCATTGTGGCAGCCGTATTACTCTTTACCGCGGCGGAGGTTCATTCGTTCCTGCTGTTCATGAGCTCTTCCGTTCTTGGAGGACTTGCGTACGGGTTCTCTGCATCCGGAGGAATTGGTTTAGCGGCAATCAACTCGCAAGCCCACAACCGAGTTCAATTTTTGTCCGCCGTACTAGTAGCCGCATATTTGTTCCAAGGGTCCAGCGCATACGGCGGAGGAGTTGCTTCCAGTACGCTAGGATTCAGTACTGCGATTGGAGTGATGTCGGTCATTATTGCCGTCCTTGCGTTATCCACATTCATGCTCGCCATAAAGAAACGTAAAAATGCGGAAGCTATAGCAGCAGAGCCTGCCACACCGTAA
- a CDS encoding aminoglycoside phosphotransferase family protein, whose amino-acid sequence MTAYEKPVLPISEIEHALQLHLGPGAADLTPLSGGNISNVFAFTHKGKGYVVKFSDLKGAYETERYVSELLTAQGVPFPKCLALEKTERLSYTIMERIEGRNLSDFTVEEQKRLLPELFDILTGMSKAEVQNTNGYGWIEPDGNGAYSTWRDFVIAVNAEEQTGFWENWQELYRTSFLEREVYEEIYNRLMTYVSYNAPYRSFVHGDFHQWNVLSDGRHVTGIIDGNFLYGDRLIDLAVLDRHMPWNSVISAYEAYQEKSGIEIPQFKERLIGAYYFKGLDGLRFCAKMGWNESYQVNKEFLLNLEA is encoded by the coding sequence ATGACGGCTTATGAAAAACCAGTCTTACCTATAAGCGAAATTGAACATGCATTGCAGCTTCATCTTGGACCAGGCGCGGCTGATCTTACACCGCTGTCCGGGGGCAATATTAGCAACGTGTTTGCTTTCACGCATAAAGGGAAAGGTTATGTCGTGAAATTCAGCGATCTGAAAGGTGCCTACGAGACGGAAAGATATGTATCGGAATTGCTGACGGCTCAAGGGGTTCCTTTTCCGAAATGCCTGGCGCTTGAAAAAACGGAGCGATTATCCTATACGATTATGGAGCGGATAGAAGGGCGCAATCTGTCCGACTTCACCGTAGAGGAGCAAAAACGCTTACTGCCGGAGCTATTTGATATTTTAACGGGAATGTCCAAGGCAGAGGTTCAGAACACCAACGGATACGGTTGGATTGAACCGGATGGCAACGGGGCTTATTCGACTTGGAGGGACTTCGTCATAGCCGTAAACGCGGAAGAGCAGACGGGCTTCTGGGAGAACTGGCAGGAGCTATATCGTACGTCGTTCTTGGAGAGAGAGGTCTATGAAGAAATTTATAACCGGCTCATGACATACGTTTCCTATAATGCGCCATACAGGAGCTTTGTACACGGTGATTTTCATCAGTGGAATGTCCTGTCCGACGGCCGGCATGTCACCGGAATCATTGACGGCAATTTCCTGTATGGCGATCGCCTGATAGATTTGGCTGTTCTTGACCGGCATATGCCGTGGAACAGCGTTATATCGGCTTATGAAGCGTATCAGGAGAAATCCGGTATCGAGATTCCGCAATTCAAAGAACGGCTGATCGGCGCTTATTATTTCAAAGGCCTCGACGGACTTCGCTTCTGTGCAAAGATGGGCTGGAACGAATCATATCAGGTAAATAAGGAATTCTTGTTGAATTTGGAAGCCTAA
- a CDS encoding carbohydrate-binding domain-containing protein produces MKRFRLREGNRGIAGILVASSLLVSSLTPGGWGGDSIAAAAESPTSESFQDSSGMLDVSYASYLSKHDVVYQSPISDPKGALMVGNGKVGGMVWDTLNGLTMQVSGVDASEEGFASQGLVNLYTTPGLNTGYSTYEQRLSLYDGTLTTEYDSNRKVTILGAPNSEVLGIHVEDSRAGISNVSLDLSLWDVSSFGGGDVPDINTWRTVSTFVDPTVVGFSRGQTDANNFGYTLAATVEGANFTTQAVNGSKVRLNITPTSSYTIWISSASRLNAPNHNSVTEAKNQLTTIKNAGYNTTLTNYKNWWHNFWSKSFVQYSNASGDADYMENFYYLSTYMIAAGAFGNYPSHFINGVFSAVNDNDSGKWSNAYWYWNQRDIYHSFLASNHADMVNIFNNLYSRNFNTLKSYTMTRYGIEGIWVPETMGWNASAAGTINSDYTQDTLSTAAEAALNMYAQYKYTNDAAYLSNTAYPFMKEAVKFYAKKLSFDSATGKYYMASSNVHEQHWDVKNAITDLAAIRALFPVTIQTSTNLGVDATLRAEWQNVLNNLVAYPVDPNDPNKYFPHDPPLSQNRNNENVVLELAWPYSVSGIGYPDYQKMVNNYNSRPFPYTSNNVWDPAPIQAARLGLGDEAYLGMRMMLQRYQQYPNGRTTNTNGEFEYMGVHLSAINESLLQSYNDKIRVFPATPTDTTFIGKFTLLASGGFLVSSEKTAGEIKYVGLKSQYGKQATVINPWGTEQVRVRRVSDNAIITTTANNEFSFNTAAGTSYVIERTAKPLSNYTHTQLSGTANDGVKSLSGTNSKLGLDANGGRVTVTTFYEDSNYGGTAKTLAAGSYTTAQLAAAGIPNNWVSSVKVPLGYTVTVYDNDSFTGTSWQFTNDTDFPSGTNPNANDKMSSVVITGTGGSGGTGGASTKYEAESGARTGTTNVANDASASGGQMVEHFSNTGDSVSLTNVQGGVKLIIRYCTSNNPGRLSLYINGIDSGNITFPSTNSWNTSYSTVSVTQNIPAGATVKLQLDTGDSGANIDYVTVESAQSLKIEAESGTLTDVNATADSAASGGYEVTGFSTPGSSSVAFTSPQAGSQLIIGYTTANTNSKMSLYVNNQLIKSVNFPSTGVWSGTYQTVQTAVSIPANAVVKLQLDSGDLGSNIDYFIVQP; encoded by the coding sequence ATGAAACGATTCAGATTGAGGGAGGGAAATAGGGGTATTGCCGGCATACTAGTTGCTTCTAGCTTGCTGGTATCTTCCTTGACTCCTGGAGGATGGGGCGGCGATTCTATTGCTGCGGCAGCGGAAAGCCCAACATCGGAGTCCTTCCAGGACAGTTCGGGCATGCTCGATGTTAGCTATGCTTCTTATTTGTCCAAGCATGATGTCGTCTACCAATCGCCCATCTCGGATCCTAAAGGTGCTCTGATGGTCGGCAACGGAAAGGTTGGCGGAATGGTATGGGATACGTTAAACGGTCTTACGATGCAGGTGTCTGGTGTTGATGCGTCTGAAGAAGGCTTTGCCTCTCAAGGGTTAGTGAATCTATATACGACGCCAGGGCTTAATACCGGCTATTCGACGTATGAACAGCGGTTGTCGCTCTACGACGGAACCTTAACCACGGAATACGATTCTAACCGGAAAGTGACGATATTAGGGGCGCCAAATTCCGAGGTATTGGGTATTCACGTTGAGGACAGCCGCGCAGGGATATCCAATGTCTCCCTTGATCTGAGCTTGTGGGACGTTAGCAGCTTCGGCGGCGGGGATGTTCCCGACATTAACACCTGGCGGACGGTATCCACCTTCGTAGATCCAACTGTGGTTGGCTTCAGCAGAGGGCAGACGGACGCCAACAATTTTGGCTATACGCTTGCCGCTACGGTTGAAGGAGCAAACTTTACGACACAGGCGGTAAACGGCAGCAAGGTAAGGCTGAACATTACGCCAACTTCGAGTTACACGATATGGATATCGAGCGCAAGCCGGCTGAACGCGCCTAATCATAATTCGGTAACGGAAGCCAAGAACCAGCTTACAACAATCAAAAACGCAGGCTATAATACAACGCTTACGAATTATAAGAACTGGTGGCATAATTTCTGGTCCAAATCCTTCGTTCAATATTCCAATGCATCGGGCGATGCCGATTACATGGAAAATTTCTATTATCTGAGCACGTATATGATTGCAGCGGGGGCTTTCGGCAACTATCCGTCCCATTTCATCAACGGGGTATTTAGTGCCGTTAATGATAATGACAGCGGGAAGTGGAGCAACGCCTACTGGTATTGGAATCAAAGGGACATCTATCATTCGTTCCTCGCCTCTAACCATGCGGATATGGTAAACATCTTTAATAATCTATACAGCCGTAATTTCAATACTTTGAAATCCTACACGATGACCAGGTACGGAATTGAAGGGATTTGGGTTCCGGAGACGATGGGATGGAATGCAAGCGCAGCCGGTACGATCAACAGCGATTATACGCAAGATACGCTCTCAACCGCGGCAGAAGCGGCATTGAATATGTACGCGCAATATAAGTACACCAATGATGCCGCCTATTTGAGCAATACCGCTTATCCGTTTATGAAGGAAGCGGTTAAGTTTTATGCGAAGAAATTAAGCTTCGACAGCGCCACGGGGAAATATTACATGGCATCCTCCAACGTGCATGAACAGCATTGGGATGTGAAAAATGCGATTACCGACCTGGCAGCCATCCGCGCATTATTCCCGGTAACCATACAGACCAGCACCAATCTTGGCGTGGATGCGACACTTCGCGCGGAGTGGCAAAATGTGCTGAACAATCTGGTTGCTTACCCGGTAGATCCTAATGATCCAAACAAGTATTTCCCGCATGACCCGCCTCTTTCCCAGAACCGGAACAACGAAAATGTGGTTCTGGAGCTCGCTTGGCCGTATAGTGTGAGCGGAATTGGCTATCCGGATTATCAGAAGATGGTCAACAATTACAATAGTCGTCCTTTTCCGTATACCTCAAACAATGTATGGGATCCGGCTCCGATTCAGGCAGCGCGGCTTGGACTAGGCGATGAGGCTTATCTGGGCATGAGAATGATGCTGCAGCGTTATCAGCAATACCCGAACGGCCGGACGACGAATACGAATGGCGAATTTGAATATATGGGCGTTCATTTGTCGGCTATCAATGAATCCTTGCTGCAAAGCTATAATGACAAGATCCGTGTCTTCCCGGCAACGCCGACGGACACAACCTTTATCGGTAAGTTTACGCTTCTGGCCAGCGGAGGCTTTCTTGTCAGCTCGGAGAAAACGGCCGGTGAGATAAAATATGTTGGCTTAAAGAGCCAGTATGGCAAACAAGCGACGGTAATCAATCCCTGGGGAACCGAGCAGGTCAGGGTGCGGAGAGTTTCGGATAATGCGATTATCACGACAACTGCAAATAATGAGTTCAGCTTCAATACGGCTGCAGGAACGTCCTATGTGATAGAGAGAACGGCGAAACCGCTCTCCAATTACACGCATACCCAGCTGAGCGGCACGGCGAATGATGGAGTAAAATCCCTTAGCGGAACAAACAGCAAGCTTGGGCTGGATGCGAATGGCGGGAGGGTTACGGTCACAACTTTCTATGAAGACTCCAATTATGGCGGTACGGCAAAAACGCTGGCTGCGGGAAGCTATACAACCGCACAGCTTGCGGCAGCAGGAATTCCGAATAACTGGGTGTCATCCGTTAAAGTGCCTTTGGGTTACACAGTTACGGTCTATGACAATGACAGTTTTACCGGTACCAGCTGGCAGTTTACGAATGATACCGACTTCCCAAGCGGAACAAACCCGAATGCCAACGATAAAATGTCTTCCGTCGTGATCACCGGAACGGGAGGTAGTGGAGGAACCGGAGGCGCAAGCACCAAATACGAAGCGGAAAGCGGAGCCAGAACGGGTACGACCAATGTAGCCAATGACGCTTCTGCCTCGGGCGGACAAATGGTCGAGCATTTCTCCAATACGGGCGACTCGGTAAGCTTAACTAATGTACAAGGGGGGGTTAAGCTTATTATCCGTTATTGCACGAGCAATAATCCGGGCAGACTTAGCTTGTACATTAATGGTATCGATAGCGGCAATATCACGTTCCCAAGCACGAATAGCTGGAATACCTCCTATTCCACCGTTTCGGTCACGCAAAACATACCGGCTGGCGCAACCGTCAAGCTCCAGCTGGACACTGGAGACTCAGGAGCGAATATAGATTACGTCACGGTTGAATCCGCTCAAAGCCTGAAGATCGAGGCGGAGAGCGGAACACTGACGGACGTAAATGCCACGGCGGACTCCGCAGCATCCGGCGGTTACGAGGTAACGGGCTTTTCTACGCCAGGCAGCTCATCGGTAGCTTTTACGAGTCCTCAAGCAGGCAGCCAACTGATCATTGGATATACAACCGCCAATACAAACAGCAAAATGAGTCTGTATGTAAATAACCAGTTAATTAAGAGCGTTAATTTTCCGTCAACCGGCGTCTGGAGCGGTACTTATCAAACCGTGCAAACAGCGGTCAGCATTCCGGCGAACGCGGTTGTGAAGCTGCAGCTAGACAGCGGCGATCTGGGATCCAATATCGACTATTTTATCGTTCAGCCTTAA
- a CDS encoding EcsC family protein has protein sequence MKNTEDLQYLYKELRQIEQWEKEQKDLFFWEKLGRLPFVILDRLTPKFIQEKIGVVLDELGSYVQSGGRYLISKEQMYRRLLPHEELDADTALERIAQLPLGRMDEIAEGISKSSSNTATVQGATTGIGGIFTLAIDIPLLLGISIKALQEIAISYGYDPSEKSERIFIVKCLQFSSSDIVGKKAILEDLAVFQKGEQSKQVLSQLQGWREVMLSYRDNFGWKKLFQMIPIAGILFGAYLNRSTLQDVTETGRIMYRKRRILEKLDAKSE, from the coding sequence ATGAAAAATACGGAAGATCTCCAATATCTATATAAGGAATTAAGGCAAATCGAGCAGTGGGAGAAAGAGCAGAAGGATCTGTTCTTCTGGGAGAAGCTAGGCCGCTTGCCCTTTGTCATCCTGGACCGGTTAACGCCAAAGTTCATTCAGGAGAAAATAGGAGTCGTTCTTGACGAGCTTGGAAGCTATGTGCAGAGCGGCGGCCGGTATTTAATCAGCAAGGAACAAATGTACCGTAGATTGCTGCCGCATGAAGAACTAGATGCCGATACGGCATTGGAGAGAATCGCGCAGCTTCCGCTTGGCAGAATGGACGAAATCGCTGAAGGCATCAGCAAATCAAGCAGCAATACGGCGACCGTTCAAGGCGCAACTACGGGAATCGGCGGAATATTTACCCTAGCCATCGATATTCCGCTCCTGCTGGGTATCTCCATTAAAGCGCTGCAGGAGATTGCAATCAGCTACGGTTATGACCCGTCAGAGAAATCCGAGCGTATTTTTATCGTAAAATGCCTTCAGTTTTCTTCCTCCGACATCGTTGGGAAGAAAGCTATTCTAGAGGATCTTGCCGTTTTCCAGAAAGGCGAGCAGAGCAAGCAGGTATTATCGCAGCTGCAAGGCTGGCGTGAGGTTATGTTGTCGTATAGGGATAACTTCGGCTGGAAAAAGCTTTTTCAGATGATTCCGATAGCAGGTATTCTGTTTGGCGCTTATCTGAACCGCTCAACCCTTCAGGATGTGACCGAGACTGGCAGGATCATGTACCGGAAGCGCAGAATTCTTGAGAAGCTGGATGCTAAGTCCGAATAG
- a CDS encoding NIPSNAP family protein, whose product MLYELRIYDMHPGKLQAIKDRFRDHVIGLFAKHDMKITLFWEDQDEANERLYYVVEHADMDQRNLNYDRFRNDPEWIEVKRVSELDGPLVKKQESIFMKDVSFFANNK is encoded by the coding sequence ATGTTGTACGAGCTGCGAATTTATGATATGCATCCGGGCAAGCTGCAGGCCATTAAAGACAGGTTCAGGGATCATGTCATCGGCTTATTTGCGAAACATGATATGAAGATTACTCTTTTCTGGGAAGACCAAGATGAGGCGAATGAACGCTTGTATTATGTTGTCGAACATGCCGATATGGATCAACGCAACCTCAATTACGATCGTTTCCGCAACGATCCCGAGTGGATTGAAGTGAAGCGGGTCTCAGAGCTTGACGGGCCTTTGGTTAAGAAACAAGAAAGCATCTTTATGAAGGACGTATCCTTCTTTGCAAACAACAAATAA
- a CDS encoding NAD(P)H-dependent oxidoreductase has product MKTLVIVAHPNMEASRVNKAWLEELNKQGEYTIHEIYKAYPDENIDVAKEQQLVEAHDRIIFQFPLFWYSAPALLKKWFDTVLQYGWAFGPEGDKTTGKEIGVAVSTYGSEESYQPTGFNRFTVEEILRPFEATAHFISATYLPHFTLNDVSNLTDERLAQSSIDYVQHLKTVKPLANVR; this is encoded by the coding sequence ATGAAAACATTAGTAATCGTAGCACATCCTAATATGGAAGCATCCCGCGTAAATAAAGCTTGGCTTGAGGAATTGAACAAGCAAGGCGAATATACCATCCATGAAATTTATAAAGCTTACCCGGATGAAAATATCGATGTTGCGAAAGAACAGCAGCTGGTGGAAGCCCATGACCGGATTATTTTCCAATTCCCGCTCTTCTGGTACAGCGCGCCTGCATTATTGAAAAAATGGTTTGATACCGTGTTGCAATACGGCTGGGCGTTTGGTCCGGAAGGCGACAAAACAACCGGAAAAGAAATTGGCGTAGCCGTCTCCACTTACGGCTCCGAAGAATCGTATCAGCCAACCGGCTTCAACCGCTTCACTGTAGAAGAAATCTTGCGTCCGTTTGAAGCAACGGCTCATTTCATTAGCGCAACTTATCTGCCGCACTTTACCTTAAACGACGTATCCAATCTTACTGACGAACGTCTTGCACAAAGTAGTATCGACTACGTTCAGCATTTGAAAACAGTTAAGCCATTGGCAAATGTTCGATAA
- a CDS encoding SDR family NAD(P)-dependent oxidoreductase, which produces MTFQNKVAVITGGSSGIGKAVAIELVKKGAKVVINGRREQTLADAAKEIDPTGLNIAYVAGDISKPQIAERLISEAIARFGRVDTLVNNAGIFLAKPFTDYTEEEFESVLSTNVTGFFHITQRVLTQMLKAGSGHIVNITASGASEQPIKDVPSALAALTKGGLATVSKSLAIEYADKGIRVNAVAPGVIKTPMHAPETHDFLAQLHPMKRMGEVQEIVDAILYLEAAQFVTGEVLHVDGGQSAGKW; this is translated from the coding sequence ATGACATTTCAAAATAAAGTAGCCGTTATTACAGGCGGAAGCAGCGGTATTGGCAAGGCTGTTGCCATTGAACTCGTGAAGAAAGGGGCGAAGGTCGTTATTAATGGCCGTCGCGAACAAACCCTGGCAGATGCCGCAAAAGAAATCGATCCAACCGGACTGAATATCGCCTATGTCGCAGGCGACATTTCCAAACCTCAGATTGCAGAACGTCTGATTAGCGAAGCTATCGCACGCTTTGGCCGGGTTGATACCCTGGTCAACAATGCCGGTATTTTTCTGGCGAAGCCATTTACAGATTACACGGAAGAGGAATTTGAATCGGTATTGTCCACAAATGTAACTGGGTTCTTCCATATTACTCAACGTGTCTTGACGCAAATGCTGAAAGCTGGATCCGGGCACATTGTAAATATCACGGCAAGCGGCGCTTCCGAGCAGCCGATCAAAGACGTGCCGTCGGCTCTTGCAGCATTGACCAAAGGAGGCTTGGCGACGGTGTCCAAGTCCCTTGCGATTGAATATGCGGACAAAGGGATTCGCGTCAATGCGGTTGCGCCAGGCGTTATTAAAACTCCTATGCATGCACCTGAAACCCATGATTTCTTGGCTCAGCTGCACCCAATGAAACGTATGGGCGAGGTTCAAGAGATTGTAGACGCTATTCTGTACCTGGAAGCTGCCCAATTTGTTACGGGCGAGGTTCTACATGTGGACGGCGGTCAAAGCGCAGGCAAGTGGTAA
- a CDS encoding NIPSNAP family protein: MLYELRIYDVVPGQLHALLDRFQNHTIGFFNKHGMLVPHFWVDADESKNRLYYILEHPDMASRERNFQAFMEDPEWLAIVEKTEVNGPLHEKIEEIFMNNAPFIQSA, translated from the coding sequence ATGCTATACGAACTGCGGATCTATGATGTGGTTCCCGGTCAACTGCATGCGCTGCTGGACCGGTTCCAAAACCATACAATCGGATTTTTTAATAAGCATGGGATGCTGGTACCGCATTTTTGGGTCGATGCTGACGAATCGAAGAACCGGTTATACTACATTTTGGAGCACCCGGATATGGCTTCGCGCGAACGGAACTTCCAAGCCTTCATGGAGGATCCCGAATGGCTGGCCATTGTCGAGAAAACCGAAGTAAATGGTCCTCTGCACGAGAAAATTGAAGAGATTTTTATGAATAACGCGCCTTTTATCCAATCCGCGTAA
- a CDS encoding NAD(P)H-dependent flavin oxidoreductase: MQMTLHTALCEQFGIRYPLFLAGMAGGPSTPELTAAVSEAGGLGTLGAAYMAPEDIRIAIRSIRELTAAPFGVNLFVNQPADHNKRTREVQDKLNAFREQLGIPDSEGNEIHSPDWFERQFEVLMEEKVPVISTAFGVLPEPQMQKAKSSGIKIVAMVTTVREALLAEEKGCDAVVAQGSEAGGHRGTFGVDVHPMGANIGTMALVPQIADRVSIPVIAAGGIMDGRGLAAALVLGAQGVQLGTRFLTSLEAGTNAAYRTALLASNEESTVITDAFSGRPARGIKNGFVQQWEAGGIPPLPFPTQNTATRDIRNAASKQQKADYLSLWAGQGTRMLTDGQSARQIVEEIISQAAALTK; this comes from the coding sequence ATGCAAATGACTCTGCACACGGCTCTATGCGAACAATTCGGAATCCGGTATCCGCTCTTTCTGGCCGGCATGGCAGGCGGGCCTTCGACACCAGAATTGACGGCAGCCGTCTCCGAGGCGGGAGGGCTTGGCACTTTAGGGGCAGCTTACATGGCGCCGGAGGATATTCGGATAGCTATCCGCAGCATCAGAGAATTAACCGCGGCACCTTTTGGAGTGAATTTGTTTGTGAATCAGCCTGCAGATCATAACAAGCGGACTCGAGAGGTTCAGGACAAGCTTAACGCGTTCCGGGAGCAGCTGGGAATTCCCGATTCAGAAGGTAACGAAATTCATTCGCCTGATTGGTTCGAAAGACAATTCGAAGTGCTGATGGAAGAGAAGGTTCCCGTTATCAGCACGGCATTTGGCGTATTGCCGGAACCGCAGATGCAGAAGGCGAAATCGTCCGGCATCAAGATTGTAGCCATGGTAACCACGGTGAGGGAAGCGCTGCTTGCCGAAGAGAAGGGCTGTGATGCGGTCGTAGCGCAAGGAAGCGAAGCCGGCGGCCATCGCGGAACCTTTGGCGTAGATGTGCATCCAATGGGAGCGAATATCGGTACGATGGCTCTTGTTCCGCAGATTGCGGATCGCGTATCCATTCCCGTTATTGCAGCGGGAGGCATTATGGATGGGCGAGGGCTTGCAGCCGCACTTGTTCTTGGCGCGCAAGGCGTGCAGCTGGGAACCCGCTTCCTGACGTCGCTTGAAGCCGGAACAAACGCGGCGTACCGGACGGCCTTGCTCGCTAGTAACGAGGAAAGTACGGTGATTACCGATGCGTTCTCCGGAAGGCCCGCACGGGGCATTAAAAATGGCTTTGTCCAGCAATGGGAGGCAGGCGGTATTCCTCCGCTGCCATTCCCGACGCAGAATACCGCCACACGCGATATTCGCAATGCGGCAAGCAAGCAGCAGAAGGCGGATTACTTATCCTTATGGGCAGGTCAGGGAACACGGATGCTAACTGACGGTCAATCCGCCCGACAAATTGTAGAAGAGATCATAAGTCAGGCAGCCGCATTAACGAAATAG